CTCGGCGATTACGATGGCGACGGCAAATCGGACCTCGCCCTATTCCGTCCGTCAAACACGAACTGGTACATAAAACGCTCTTCTGACAACCAGACCGACACGATCAACTACGGCGATTCAGGCGACACACTAGTACCTAACGACTACGACGGCGATGGCAAATGCGATATCGCCATCTGGCGTGTGCTCCCGACAAAAGGCAACCCAGGAATGTGGTACATCCGCAAATCCTCGGACTCGCAAACCCGCACCGAGATATGGGGCACCCAAGACGACATCCCCGTACCGGCTTATTACAGAAGGTAAATTACGGGGTGCAGGACCTGTTCGATCCATAACTTAAACGTCGAAAGATGCAGAACGTCGAATGGAGATTGACAATGCAACAAAGATTCCTAGTTTCCACATTCATTTATAGGTTGATAACCCGTGCTCTATGTGTAGCCGTTGTTATCGTAACTGGCCTGACGGCGACATCGAATCTTGTCGCACAAAACTCTGACCCCTTAGATCCGAAACGAGGATCTGCTAACGGCGCGTCATTCTCCCTATCCGACATTGAGAACATTAATCTTACAAACGGGAACCTGTCACTTAACATGCCATTCGTTTCCCTGCCAAAGAGCCGCGGTGGACTGTCAGCGTCGCTAGGTCTAAGCTATAACAGCAAACTATACAAGCCACAGGTTGAAGAACTTGCCGACGACAGCACACAGGATCCCACCGATCAGAATGCGCTTTTCCCGAGTGAGAAGGGTGGCTGGCAGTTTGTTAGCTCCCTTTCGTTTCAACTGAAAGTTACGAATCGCTTTCAGACGACACCGCTGGCAGATTGTAGTCACGGTTTGGAAGCTTACACAAAAAATGCGTATCAGTGGAAAGTACAGGTTGCATTTCCGGACGGCAGCGAAAAGGATTTCCGACCGCTCGGCTATGGCAGCGAAGACAACGGATTCTGGAACATTTCCCCCAATGGAAAGCTTTACGACTTTGGCTGGTATCAGATCCCACCGGCGCCGCCTAACTGCTCAAACAACAGTTCTCAGGTTTCAACTTCCGGTATGGTCTATTACACGACGGATGGATCGTATATTCGTCTATTCATTGCTCATGACCAGGATGACGACGAAACGAACAATCCGTACACCGTCTATTTTCCGGATGGCAGCTATTTCCAAAGCTCTAATGGCCGTCTAACCGACCGTAACGGAAACTATCTGGAGCCGGTGAGTTTTCAGTATAACGGTAAGAATGCTAGCGGAATCGGCGACCAACTCGGTCGCAAGATCTTTTTGACCTCTGGGGACTCCCCAAACGAGCTTTTCGTTTACGGAAACGGTCCAAACGGCACACCGATCAAATGGAAGATCCGATACAAGATGACGAACGTTCGGCGACACTACAGGACAACCGGAGCAGGCAGTATTCGCGGCCGGGGCGGGGCGTCTAATCAGGTACTGCTTTCTGAGTGGGATGTAGTTGACGAGATCATTTTGCCTCCTGAATATGGAAGCCTCAAATACGAGTTCGGCTACAACGGAAGTGATGAGGAACTGCGATCTGATGAGCAATCAGACGGTTTTGGAGAGCTAAGCTACATTCGTCTGCCGTCCGGAGCAGAGGCTTTTTATGAATATTCCATCCCGGGTTGGCCCGATTCGAATACTTACCCTCCTAGCACTGATTTCGCTTTGCGAAACGCCGTCAGCAAAAAGACGGTGCGTCATTATACCGAAAATGATGGATCGTCGAACTTGGTCGAGGAAGAATGGCAATATGCTATCGGCCCGACAGGCGCGACTGTAACTTCACCCGATGGCAGCGTGATGACTCAGATTCATGGGAACACCGCCTATCAAGACGCCTATAGTGGCCTAGTAAAGTCAATTGAACGGGCAAACGGGTCAAAGGTAGAAAGGCTTTGGGGATTTTATGGCTCAGGACCAACAGGCATTAACCCATTTGTAAAAGCCGAGTTTGTTTCTATCAAGGATGCCACGGGAAACTATGTTAAAACCGCGATCAAGACGTTCACACAGGACCGTAATGGGAATCCGACGTCCGTATCCGAGTATGATTTTGTTCCCTACGGCGAAGTTCCGCGGACAAATGGTTTCCCGACAGGCCTGCCTCAGAACATCGGGGCTCCGGTCAGATCAACCTACACGGAATATTACAATGGCACTCCAGATTCCTCGGACACAACGACTCAGTCAAATTACAGCTATTGGGACTTCACAGGGCCAAGGAATCTTACCCGGAGGGTCATCGTTAAAAACGCCTCCACACAGACCGTCTCGCAAACCGAGATCACTTACGACGACCCATTGACCACGGCCAATCCTACACTGACGCGGGTTTGGGATTCGACAAAGGGTGCTGTTTCGTCGCCATTGACCGACAACAACTCCGTCAAGTCGCAGGCGACGTATAACAGCTACGGCATGCCGCTCACCACGACGGACGCTAACGGCACGGTCACTGAGATAACCTACGGGAATATAACTGCTCCGACCGGCTACGTAGCCGATCTTTACCCCACCCAGACGGTGGCGGCTTATGGGACGCCGCTCGCGAGGACATCGACGGCGACGTACGACTTTTATACGGGAGCGGTGTTGACGACGACGGACGTTGATAATGGTGTAACGAATGCGATGGTGTACGACGATCTTGGGCGGCCGACAAAAGCGATCACCGCACAAGGCACCAATCTCGAATCTTGGACCCAGACTGAATATGACGATGTCAATCGGCGTGTCATCGTCCGTTCGGACCTTGAAACGGTCGGCGACGGGAAAAAGGTCGCGACGCAGTTCTTTGATCAACTGGGCCGAGTGCGCCTGAGCAAAACGCTCGAAGACTCCGCAACCCAATCCGCCACCAACGAAACCGACGGCATCAAGGTGCAGGCTCGGTATAAGACGGTTTCCGGGTACACGTATCAACTATCGTCGAATCCATATCGGGCTGCGACTTCATCGGCGGAAACCGACGCGACGATGGGATGGACGTTGTCGACGGCGTGGAGCCATGGTCGGCGTGCTGAGACGGAGACGTTTGCGGGTGCCGGGCTGCCTACAGTCTTTGGCGGCAGTAATACGAACTCTACCGGCATCGTCCGAACCGACATCGATGCAAATACGACCACCGTCACCGACCAGGCCGGAAAACTGCGCCGTTCTGTTACAAACGGGTTAGGCCAGTTGATCCGCGTTGACGAGCCGGACGATAGCAGTAGTACGGGAAGCCTCGGTTCGATCTCTAGTCCTAATCAGGCAACAAGTTATGCTTATGACACGCTCAATAACCTGACGACGGTGACCCAGGGTGCGCAGACGAGGACGTTTACGTACAACAGTTTGTCGAGGCTGCTGACGGCGACGAATCCTGAGAGCGGGACGATTCAGTACGGCTATGATCCAAATGGGAATTTGACGACGAAAACCGATGCGAGGAGCATTACGACGACTTACGCTTATGATGCTTTGAATCGTGTGACGCAGCGGAGCTATTCGGATTCGACGCGGGCGGTGAGTTATTTTTATGACAATTTGACGAACGCAAAGGGTAAACTTACAAAAGTGAGTTCCAGCGTATCGACAACCGAATACACTGCGTTCGACATCTTAGGAAGAGTGACGGGGCACAAGCAAACAACGGATGGGCAGGAGTATGCGACGGGGTATGTGTATAACCTGTCAGGTGCGCTTGTCGAGCAGACGTATCCGAGCGGACGTGTTGTAAAGAATGTTTTAGACGCCAACGGCGATCTTTCGATGGTTCAATCAAAGAAAGACGCCTCTGCCGGGTACTGGAACTACGCCGAAAACTTCACCTACAACCCAGCCGGTGCGGTGACTTCGCTGCAATTGGGGAATGGCCAATGGCAGTCAAATCAGTATAATTCGAGAATGCAGATGACGGCCGCCTATTTGGGATTAACTCAAAATACAAGCAATCTGCTCAAACTCGATCTCGATTACGGCACGACCCAGAACAACGGAAACCTATTATCCCAAGTGATAACTGTCCCAACCGTCGGCGTCGAAAGCGGTTTTTCGGCAACGCAGAATTACACTTACGATTCGCTCAACCGTTTGAAAACTGCGAACGAAGTTATCAGCTCAACCGAAACATGGAAACAGACTTTTGTTTTTGACCGCTATGGTAATCGAAATTTCGATGAGTCAAACACAACTACTCTGCCGAAAAGCTGTATGGATGGCGGCAATCCCGTCGTCTGCACGGCTGACAGAAAGATCTTCAACCCTTCGGTCAATCAGAACAATAACCGCCTGAACACGAGCGAAGACTATTCCTATGATTCAACGGGAAATACCACGAACGATCCGCAAGGCCGACTTTTCAAATACGACGGCGAGAACAAACAATACGAAGTTAGAAATTCGTCGAACGAGACCATCGGCCAGTATTTCTTCGACGGAAACGGAAAGAGGGTAAAGAAGTTCGTCCCCTCGACCGACGAGGTAACAGTTTTCGTCTATGACGCGATGGACAAACTTATCGCAGAGTATTCCACAAATTTGAGCCCGGAACCAACCGTGGCCTACACAACATCAGACCACCTCGGAAGCCCTAGGATCAAGACCAACGAGAACGGAGCGGTGATCTCACGAAACGACTACCTCCCCTTCGGCGAAGACCTCTACACAGCCCAACGCACCCAAACCCTCGGATACTCATCTGACGATATCAGACAGAAATTCACGGGTTACGAAAGAGACGACGAAATAGACCTGGATTTCGCACAAGCGCGATATTACAACTCTGGGCATGGTAGATTCACATCGCCGGACCCATACAAGATCGTCGCCGAAATCGAGTTCGAGGAAACCGAGGAAAAGGCCAGAGCCAAATTAAATAGATATCTTGGCGTTCCTCAGCAATGGAATCGATACTCCTACACCATTAACAATCCTCTTAAGTACACGGACCCAACCGGAGAGGTCATCTATCTGTCGGGCAACGACGCGGACGTAAAGAAAGCACACGAGAGATTAAAAAACTTGCTTGGAGACGAGCGATACAATCTAATCAAGCAAAGCTCTGATGGTAGAATTCTGTACTTAAACGAAGGAGATGTTTGCGGCAGTAATTGCTCCAAGTTTGCGAGTATTGGAGACACTCCATTAAACAAAGAATTCAGTAGGAAATTCGCCGCTATCCTGTCAAGTCCGGAGAAGGTGCGGTTCCGAATTGCCCTTGAAGTTTCCTACTTCAAAGTCGATCAAAAAGGCAACAAGACACAAGCCTTACGAGATGTAAGAAAAGAGTCAGGTGGAGGGGTAACGATTCCCGCAAATGAAAGTATTAGTGGTGACATAGAAATCTGGGTCGCTCCAGATGCAGCGTCCACCGCAAACAGATTAGCTCCTTTCGGAAAACCGCATTTAACGAACGACGGACGTCGCCTCAATTTCCAGGATAACAGTGTGGTTGATGGTCACGAATTTGGTCATGGGTACGACGAACTCTTCGGCCAGACCGGAAACTCGATAAGGTTTGAAAATGCAGTAAGGGAAAGATTTCCTGGACAACAGAGAAGAAAATCGGAGAAGTGATGAAAATGAGAGAGCTTCTATTATTTGCCGCACTCGTTCCAGTAATTCTAGGGTGTTTTCCAGTTCGACAGTCGCATACTGAACTGACACCCCCTGAAGATTGGAAAGTTGTTACCGAAGATCATTTAGGTCATTCAATTCCTTTCAATCTGGTCAAGTTTTTTAATAGAGACATGGGTATTGCGGTTAGGGGACTTACCATTCAGAAAACCGACGATGGAGGGATTTCCTGGAATGAAGTATATTACCAGGAAAAAAATGGGGTCTATGCTGGGGTTTTCACAAGTGAAAACGACGGATGGGTAGTTGGCACTGAAGATTTAGCGGCCCCGCTTGTTTTAAGAACCACCGACAAGGGATCGAGTTGGAGAAAGTTTAGTTTTGAAGAGAAATCCTTACGGAAATTAAATGGTAAATTCACATATTTTCGTGATTTATGCATCGGCAACGCGGATGAGATTTGGCTGGCGGGAGATGGAGGAGTCGTTCAGGCGAGGGTTTACGGACAGAGATTGGTATTAGACAGTTTTTTCCGAAACAAGCAAAGCATAGATAGCGTTTCGTGTAGCGACTCCGGCGAAGTATGGGCCATCGGAAATAGTAATGTCGTTTATCACTACCAAAAAGATTGGGCGGAAATCGTTCTGAGCGAGAGGTACCGATTTAACAGGGTAAAGTCAGTTGGTAACGATGTTTGGTTAATTGGTAAGGACAGTTCTGAAAACGGTGTGTTGTTGATGAGCCACGATAGTGGACGATCATGGCGAAATCGAACTCCCGAGGCAGGGAAAGCTCTAAATGATTTGCTTATCAGCGATGAGACTGCTTGGCTAGTCGGGGCAGAGGGAAGTATTTATAACTCCACCGACGGGGGTACAAGCTGGGTGAAATCAAAAAGTCCGACAACTTTGAATTTATTGCGTATTCTTTCACTCGACGGAAACAACATTTGGATCAGTGGCGACCAAGCTATCATCCTGAAGAATTTAGAGCAATAGCTTCACCGGCTGTGGACGGGATGAGGAAGAATTAGGGTCCGGCCTTTGAGACTGCATTTCTTTAGCCAATTCCACTAGTCGTCCAAACACAAGTAAACAAAGTTTCGCCAAGCGTCTCGACAACCGAATACACTGCGTTCGACATCTTAGGAAGAGTGACCGGACATAAACAGACGACGGATGGGCAGGAGTATGCGACGGGGTATGTGTACAACCTGTCAGGTGCGCTTGTCGAGCAGACGTATCCGAGCGGACGTGTTGTAAAGAATGTTTTAGACGCCAACGGCGATCTTTCGATGGTTCAATCAAAGAAAGGCGCTTCTGCCGGGTACTGGAACTACGCCCAAAACTTCACCTACAACGCCGCCGGGGCGGTGACGAGTATGCAGCTCGGGAATGGCAAATGGGAATCGACGCAGTTCAACTCACGACTGCAACCGACGCAGATCGCTCTGGGAGCGACGCCAAACGCTACGAACCTTCTCAAGCTCGATTACAGTTACGGCGCGACCGCGAACAACGGCAATGTTCTTAGCCAGACGATAACCGTTCCGACGGTTGGTGTGAATACTGGCTTTACGGCGGTGCAGAGTTATCAATATGATTCGCTCAACCGGTTGCAGGACGCGACTGAGAATGTCACGCCCCACGGCGGTTCGCAGACGCAGTCGTGGCGGCAGGCGTTCACGTTTGACCGTTACGGCAACCGGAACTTTGACGAGGCGAATACCACGACCTTGCCGAAAGAATGCAACGGCAACACGGAGGTTTGCGAGGCGATCCGGCCGATTGTCAACCCATCGGCAAACACGGCGAACAATCGTCTGAACGGCTACACCTTTGACGCCGCCGGCAACATCACCGTCGATGCCGAAAACAGAACGTTCATCTACGACGCGGAAAACAAACAAACCGAAGTCCGCGATTCGCAGAATACCGTGATCGGCCAATACCGCTACGACGGCGACGGAAAACGTGTCAAAAAGATCGTCCCAGCAACGGGCGAAGTAACCGTCTTCGTCTACGACGCGAGCGGAAAATCCATCGCCGAATACTCAACCGTCATCGAATCCGTCGAAACCGCCAAAGTCGCGTACCTAACCGCCGACCACCTCGGCTCACCCCGCATCAACACCGACCGCGACGGCAACGTCACCTCCCGCCGCGACTTTCACCCCTTCGGCGAACAGATCTACACATCTCAACGCACGACTGGACTCGGTTACGACAGCGACAGCGTGAGAAAACAATTCACGGGCTATGAACTGGACACCGAAACGGATCTAGATTTTGCTCAAGCCAGATATTTTTCTCACAATCATGGACGCTTCATGAGTTCAGATGATTTCACCAATGACACTCGAACCTCAAATCCTCAAAGCTGGAATCTTTATGTCTATGTCCGAAACAACCCGCTTAATTTTACTGACCCGACCGGAATGTATGTTTGGGGCGAAAGCTTAGGAGGAAGTCAAACTGATGAAGAGCTAAATAGAACGAGAGATGGCAGAGGAATTGTAGAAAGGCGAAACCAAATCATTAACACCCTAACGACTTTGCAAGCTCTAACTGCTGAAACTGCACGAGCGCGCGGCTTAACAGACGCTCAGTTTGCAGATATTCAAAGAGCCGTCAGTTCCTATGGTGCGGTAAATGTCAACAATGGTGTTACGGTTGAGTTTGGAAACATTCCCGGAAATGCTGTTGCTCAAGTGAGTGCAGGAAGAGATGCTCGGGGAAATGTCCGGTTTTTCAACGAAGTTACCAACGCCGAGGGAGCAATTACTGGAGTGCAGGCGAATGTAGTGGTTACGTTTGAAAGTATAAGTGCAGATAACATCGTTCACGAAGGAAGCCATATTGCCGACCGGCAAGCTCTCGCTACCGAATTTTTTAGGGAAGCCTATACAAATGGTAACGCTGACTACGACGCCGCAACGTCAGTTTTAAATCTAACTCAATACGAAACCGAAAACAGGGCTTATACAACAGAATCGAATTATGTTCGGTATAGACAAGGTGAAACTGACATTTGGGGGCCAGGGTGGTCTAATGACAGAAGGCAAACGGCGATCGACAACAAAATTCGAGATGGATATAGAGACTCTCAAAATCGGCGGGTTACACCGCAGAACCAAGGGGACAGGATCTTTAGATGGCAGAGGAGGCAATAAATGAGGACATTTTTTTTGATGAGTCTAACTACTTTACTACTGAGTTCTTTAGCCTTTTCTCAGGAGAAGGACATTCCTCAAATCGTGCGTATGGCCTTACCGAGCTATCCGACGCCGGCGATAATTCTTGGAGTTGAAGAAGTTATTGAGGTTACGTTGCAAATAGAGAAAAGTGGAAAAGTTATTTCAATCGAATCCAACGCAAAACGTCCCTTTTTTCACACTGTCATTAAAGAGGCATTCAATGAATGGGAGTTTGAGGAATCCGACCAAGAACGTAGAGATTTAATCATTAGAATTGCGTTCAGACTCTTACCTTATGAGTCGAAAAGTAGCATAACTTCGAGTTTCAAATTGCCCGATACGA
This sequence is a window from Acidobacteriota bacterium. Protein-coding genes within it:
- a CDS encoding RHS repeat-associated core domain-containing protein, with translation MEAYTKNAYQWKVQVAFPDGSEKDFRPLGYGSEDNGFWNISPNGKLYDFGWYQIPPAPPNCSNNSSQVSTSGMVYYTTDGSYIRLFIAHDQDDDETNNPYTVYFPDGSYFQSSNGRLTDRNGNYLEPVSFQYNGKNASGIGDQLGRKIFLTSGDSPNELFVYGNGPNGTPIKWKIRYKMTNVRRHYRTTGAGSIRGRGGASNQVLLSEWDVVDEIILPPEYGSLKYEFGYNGSDEELRSDEQSDGFGELSYIRLPSGAEAFYEYSIPGWPDSNTYPPSTDFALRNAVSKKTVRHYTENDGSSNLVEEEWQYAIGPTGATVTSPDGSVMTQIHGNTAYQDAYSGLVKSIERANGSKVERLWGFYGSGPTGINPFVKAEFVSIKDATGNYVKTAIKTFTQDRNGNPTSVSEYDFVPYGEVPRTNGFPTGLPQNIGAPVRSTYTEYYNGTPDSSDTTTQSNYSYWDFTGPRNLTRRVIVKNASTQTVSQTEITYDDPLTTANPTLTRVWDSTKGAVSSPLTDNNSVKSQATYNSYGMPLTTTDANGTVTEITYGNITAPTGYVADLYPTQTVAAYGTPLARTSTATYDFYTGAVLTTTDVDNGVTNAMVYDDLGRPTKAITAQGTNLESWTQTEYDDVNRRVIVRSDLETVGDGKKVATQFFDQLGRVRLSKTLEDSATQSATNETDGIKVQARYKTVSGYTYQLSSNPYRAATSSAETDATMGWTLSTAWSHGRRAETETFAGAGLPTVFGGSNTNSTGIVRTDIDANTTTVTDQAGKLRRSVTNGLGQLIRVDEPDDSSSTGSLGSISSPNQATSYAYDTLNNLTTVTQGAQTRTFTYNSLSRLLTATNPESGTIQYGYDPNGNLTTKTDARSITTTYAYDALNRVTQRSYSDSTRAVSYFYDNLTNAKGKLTKVSSSVSTTEYTAFDILGRVTGHKQTTDGQEYATGYVYNLSGALVEQTYPSGRVVKNVLDANGDLSMVQSKKDASAGYWNYAENFTYNPAGAVTSLQLGNGQWQSNQYNSRMQMTAAYLGLTQNTSNLLKLDLDYGTTQNNGNLLSQVITVPTVGVESGFSATQNYTYDSLNRLKTANEVISSTETWKQTFVFDRYGNRNFDESNTTTLPKSCMDGGNPVVCTADRKIFNPSVNQNNNRLNTSEDYSYDSTGNTTNDPQGRLFKYDGENKQYEVRNSSNETIGQYFFDGNGKRVKKFVPSTDEVTVFVYDAMDKLIAEYSTNLSPEPTVAYTTSDHLGSPRIKTNENGAVISRNDYLPFGEDLYTAQRTQTLGYSSDDIRQKFTGYERDDEIDLDFAQARYYNSGHGRFTSPDPYKIVAEIEFEETEEKARAKLNRYLGVPQQWNRYSYTINNPLKYTDPTGEVIYLSGNDADVKKAHERLKNLLGDERYNLIKQSSDGRILYLNEGDVCGSNCSKFASIGDTPLNKEFSRKFAAILSSPEKVRFRIALEVSYFKVDQKGNKTQALRDVRKESGGGVTIPANESISGDIEIWVAPDAASTANRLAPFGKPHLTNDGRRLNFQDNSVVDGHEFGHGYDELFGQTGNSIRFENAVRERFPGQQRRKSEK
- a CDS encoding RHS repeat-associated core domain-containing protein; this translates as MTGHKQTTDGQEYATGYVYNLSGALVEQTYPSGRVVKNVLDANGDLSMVQSKKGASAGYWNYAQNFTYNAAGAVTSMQLGNGKWESTQFNSRLQPTQIALGATPNATNLLKLDYSYGATANNGNVLSQTITVPTVGVNTGFTAVQSYQYDSLNRLQDATENVTPHGGSQTQSWRQAFTFDRYGNRNFDEANTTTLPKECNGNTEVCEAIRPIVNPSANTANNRLNGYTFDAAGNITVDAENRTFIYDAENKQTEVRDSQNTVIGQYRYDGDGKRVKKIVPATGEVTVFVYDASGKSIAEYSTVIESVETAKVAYLTADHLGSPRINTDRDGNVTSRRDFHPFGEQIYTSQRTTGLGYDSDSVRKQFTGYELDTETDLDFAQARYFSHNHGRFMSSDDFTNDTRTSNPQSWNLYVYVRNNPLNFTDPTGMYVWGESLGGSQTDEELNRTRDGRGIVERRNQIINTLTTLQALTAETARARGLTDAQFADIQRAVSSYGAVNVNNGVTVEFGNIPGNAVAQVSAGRDARGNVRFFNEVTNAEGAITGVQANVVVTFESISADNIVHEGSHIADRQALATEFFREAYTNGNADYDAATSVLNLTQYETENRAYTTESNYVRYRQGETDIWGPGWSNDRRQTAIDNKIRDGYRDSQNRRVTPQNQGDRIFRWQRRQ